The nucleotide window TCCAAGGAGGTAGAAGGACGATGGCCTCACTGTGGACGGGGCCCCTGGTGAAGGGCCCCTGGTGCCCTTCTAGGGATCTGGAGGGGCCGAGGAGCCCATAAACACAGAGGGCGGGCAaggagggaagggcaggaggagaggggcagAGCTGTGGGGCGGAGGGAGGCGAGAGTACGAAGGGCCAACAGCTCACCTGGTAGAATCGGTTGCTGTTAACCTCAGCTGCACTGGGTGCATCTgggggtgtttttttcttttggccgtgccacgcggcttgcgtgatcttagttcctgaccacgGATTgacccctgggccctggcagtgaaagccctgagtcctaaccactggatgacCAGGAAactcccatgttttctttttttaaaaaattaattaatgaattaatttttggccgctttgggtcttccttgctgcgcgcgggctttctctagttgcagcgagcgggggctgctcttcgttgtggtgcgggggcttctcattgcggtggcttctcttgttgcagagcacgggctctaggcgcacgggcttcagtagttgtggcacgtgggctcatgGGCTcacgtagttgtggctcacaggctctagagcacaggctcagtagttgtggcgcacgggcttagttcctccgcagcatgtgggatcttcctggaccagggctcgaacctgcgtgccctgcattggcaggcggattcttaaccactgcgccaccagggaagtcccccccaccccgccccatgtTTTCTTAAACGCAGCTGTACTTCTGTCACTTCCCCAAGATTCCATTTGAGCTGTCCACCATTGTTTTGGATGATTTTTGTTATAATTTCTGCTTCTATCTTCCTTTCACTTCTGCCTCATCTCCTTCaatctcttatttttctatttcagcaTTTACTTCCTAAAAATGAGGACATTTGCCTATGTAACCACAATACTGTTATCACATCTTTGTCtgggctgctacaacaaaatatcacaggctgggtaacttataaacaacagaagtttatatctcacagctctgaaggctgggaggtccaagatcaaggcaccagcacgGTCGGCTGAgggctttcttcctggttcatagccagCATCTCCTTGCTATGTCCTcaggtggaaggggcaagggagctctgtAGGGTCTCTTTCATAACGGCACTAATCCCTTTCACGAGGCTTCCATTCTCATAACCTAAGCACCTCTCAAAGGGTCCACCTTCTAGTACCATCATCTTTGaaggttagggtttcaacatacgaattttggtgGAGGGCACATCCAGATCATAGCAACATCCAAGATATTTAACATTGGTACTAAAATATTATCTAATGTATATTCCATATTTAAATACTTGTAAATCCCCCCCAATTGTCCactataggtttttttttttttaaacatccagGATCCAAGCAGGAGTAATGTATCGCATTTGGTAGTTTTTCTCCAGTCTTTAGAATACTTCCTCTATCACAGTTGACTTTTTAAAGTCCAGGCCAGTTATTTGGTAGAGTATCTCACAATCCAGTCTGATTAATATCATGAGGAAATAATCAGGGTAAACATTTTGGTAAGGATGCTACATAGGTAATGTGGTATATTTCCCGTTACTTCCCACTATAGTACATACCTGGGAAGATGACTAAAAAAACGCAACCCAGTACTGTGGTACCATCCCTATAGATTTAAAGTTCTCCTAACAAATAGAAAGTGCAGTTGGGGGGCAGAGAAGATTGAGGGAGGCCACAGAATGAACGCCCTTTGGAGACAATCTTGGTTGAGTGGTGCTGGTTGAAACCAGATGGCCCTTGTAATCACTCAGGGGAGGCAGTGGACCTGTGGCTTCAGGGGAACAATGTCACTCCAAATAAACACATCATAAATAAAACGTGTGCCCCCGGTGTGGAAAACCCAGGTCCCACCCCAGGGCGAAGTCAGAGGTCAAGGTGCACAGGGACCTCGCCTGAAACAAGAGCAGCGATCGCCATAACCCTTTCTCTGCCCACACGTGAGCTGGTGGGTGGTGTTGGGCACTTCCTCTGAGCGATGCAGATCCACTAGAGCACATACAGGGATCAGGGTGGGGTGAAGATTTCAAAACTATATCTTCGGGgaattcctggtggtccagtggttaggactcggcgctttcactgctgagggcccaggttcagtccctggtcagggaactaagatcccgcaagccgtgtggtgcagccaaaaaaacccagaaaaaacaaaaaccatgtcTTCAAAAGCTGTTTGAAGGAGCCGGAATGTGTAGCCTGACTGCAAGAATTATCCTGGGGGACGTTACAGTGCttcattctctcatttatttcttagACAAACACTTATGACACACCCACTCTGGGACCAtgctgtgctgggctctgggagTGCCAGGGGGACAAACACATTGCCCTGCCTCCAAGGAGTTCACAGTCCTGTGGGGAACCAGCACGTTTGGGTACCTTCAAGTAGGCTGGCACTCAGAAGAGGAAGCCCTTTGATGATGTTTAAGACCCATGGGTGAAAGTTACCGGAAGTCAGACTTGAGTTCCATCCTATTAGACCTGCGCTCCCTAACGAGCTCCCTgaggtggggttttgttcctggtCACTGGAGTAGGTAAGCAGAGTGCCGGGGAGGACACAGGAACAGGCTTTTTTGTTCCACAAGTCATGTAAAGTCAAATTGCATGAAGAAATCTTACTTGAAGCATTCACTGAAGTTTTTCGCAAGAGAGTCCAGTATATGAAGATGTTTCATCATCTCCCTGATAACCAGGGATTGTCTAGGGCTGCTTGTCTGGAGATGTCAGAGATCTGTTGTGTCTCTTACTTTGAAAACAAGGGAGTTTTTGTCCCTTTTTATAGGTGGGAAGCCTGAGCCAGAGAAGTCATGTAACTTTCCAAAGTCCCACAGCACAGACGAAAAGTCcttggtggacttccctggtggttcagtggttaagactccgcgctcccagtgcaggggcacgggttcagtccctggttggcaaactaagataccacatgccacatagtgtggcaaaaaaaaaaaaaagtcctcggCCTCCTCATCCTGACCTTCCTTACCAGCTCAGTGATTCTCAAAAGCAGCAGCTCTGTTGCTGGCAGAAGGAACAGTAATAAGGAGCCCTGGGGCTCTTATTCCACTTTTCGTTCTAGCTCCAAGCCTTCTTCGTGGTGTCAGACGACATCATGGATTCATCCCTCACCCGACGGGGCCAGATCTGCTGGTATCAGAAGGTAAAGTGGGCGGGAAGGTAGCGGTGGGCATGGGAACAGGCCACGGGGAGATGGTCACGTGGAGCCTGTGGAGGTGTTCAGAGTTACAGGTTCTTGGTATGAGTCTAGGCCAAAGACTGATTGcttgtttttctgtgtctttgaCAGCCAGGCATAGGTTTGGATGCAATCAATGACGCTTTCCTTCTGGAAGCATGTGTCTACCGCCTGCTGAAGTTCTACTGCCGGGAGCAGCCCTATTATATGAACCTGATTGAGCTCTTCCTGCAGGTGTGCTGCAGACCAGGGCTCAGTGCCCAGAGGCTGCCCACAGTAGCCTTGGCCTCTGTAGGACATTCTCGTCTAGCTTGTTTCGGGACACAGGAGATACCTCGGTTTGCCTGGATGGGGAAGTAATTGAGGAAGGGAattggggagggtggtggtggcgAGAGGGGCTTCTGTGTCTCTGTGACTGAGGAGTCGTAAGGGATGGTGTGTGTGACTGGATGGGCCTTGAGTCTTgggcccctctctccctcctgctgtCTTTCTGACTGCCCAGGTGTCAACTGGTATGGGATGTAGGGCCCAAGATTTCAGGGTTCTCCAGCCCTGGAGAAAGCCCAGGTCATGGGCCATTTTCCTCTTCCTTAGAGTTCTTATCAGACTGAGATCGGACAGACCCTGGACCTCATCACGGCCCCCCAGGGCAATGTAGATCTTGGCAGATTCACTGAAAAGAGGTGAGGGACAATGGGAACCATATCTGGACAGTGAGggagggctggggcgggggcaTTATCCTTCTGAGGAGTTTATCTTCTCCCTGTGCTCAGGTACAAATCTATTGTCAAGTACAAGACAGCTTTCTACTCCTTTTACCTTCCTGTAGCTGCTGCTATGTATATGGTGAGTGAGCCTCCCCACCCTCGCTGCCTTGCCCATGTGGGCTTTTGGATAGGAGGCCACAGGGCAGACAACTTTGGACAGTCTGGTGCCCCCACTGAATGGCTGTGTGatcctgagcaagttacttaatctctctgagtctgtttcctcagctgtaagatGAGGATAAAAATCCCCACCCATGGAACTATTGTGAAAATTAACTGAGTGGTTAATATGAATGTGGATGGCCCATCAAGGGGGAACAATAAATCCTCCATCTGAGTACGGATAGGAGTGGGGAGGATATAATTCAGGCTGAGAGGGAGGAGACTGGATTCGGAGGTGGTCAGTGGGATTAACTGTCTGTGCTGACCTTCTCCAAGTTTCCTTTTTATCCTGAAAGAATTTGGAAATGGCGAAAAGATTAGGAAGAAGGATCAGTGACTCAGGGACTGAGCCTTGTGAGAGAAGAGATAGTCTGAGGGCCTCCAGAATGGACTCACCTCTGCCATGACTCACAGGAAGACCCAGCTAAAATAAGTGGGATGGGGGCTGGGCCATCAGTCAGGATTTCCTAGATCAGGGAAGCCAGGGATGTCTGAAAGGAGAGGACAGAAGATTTGGGGGCTGCACTGGGGCAAGACCTCGTGGAATGAAGCGGCCACAGGAAGATGAAGGTATCTCTGGTGTATGGCTTGTTAATCCCCTTTTCACTGTAGGCGGGCATTGATGGGGAGAAGGAGCATGCCAATGCCAAGAAGATTCTGCTGGAGATGGGAGAGTTCTTTCAGATTCAGGTAGGAAGGCATGAGGCACTGGCAGAGAAAAGGCTCCAActttcctctttccctgcctTGGAGCCTCTTCATTCCTCCTTTTCTGCACCTGCCCCCACCCAGGATGATTACCTTGATCTCTTTGGGGATCCCAGTGTGACGGGCAAGATCGGCACTGACATCCAGGACAACAAGTGCAGCTGGCTGGTGGTTCAGTGTCTGCAACGGGCCTCTCCGGAACAGCGCCAGATCCTGCAGGTGCCTGAGAGAGGGCTGTGGATCCCTGAGCTGCTGAAAAAGGGGATAGAGCAGTGGTTCTTCAGTGAGGGTGATTTTGACCCCCCAGAGGACGTTTGGCAGTGtcaggagacatttttttttgtcataacttggtgtgtgtgcatgtgtcacAGGTacttctagtgggtagaggccagagatgctgcccaACATCTTACAATGCATACAGTAGCTTTCCACACAAAgtattatccagcccaaaatttCAAATGTGCCAAGGGTTGGGAAACCCTGGactagaggaaactgaggcctgagccACTATCTGAGCAtttgggatggggatggggagggggaggttcAAGATCTTAGATACTAAGAGACACTTGAAACTGGAGGCAGGGATGGAGTGAATGGCATTGGAGATGTTCTGGAATATCTggatgggggaaggagaggggaccTGGAGGTGCTGGGGGGAGATTAATAAGCCCATTTTCCTGCCTCCAATCCTTCAGGAGAACTATGGGCAGAAGGAGGCCGAGAAGGTGGCCCGGGTAAAGGCGCTATACGAGGAGATGAATCTtcgggctgtgttcacgcagtaCGAGGAACACAGTTACAGCCACATTATGGGTCTCATTGAGCAGTATGCTgcgcccctgcccccagccatcTTCTTGGGGCTAGCAAACAAGATCTACAAGCGGAAAAAGTGACTTAGAGACTGTGAAGGTGGAGGGGGAGGCTCTCAATAAATTGTTGTCTAACCTGTGGTTCTTCTGTTCCTGCTTGTGCCAGCCAGGGGCGCAGCTCTGTCTAGAatgggcagggtggggggcagttGCATGGAAGCGAGGACCTCGGGCCTTGGCTTCAGGACCCTCTTGGGACTGAAAGCTTAGGCTGCATCAAAAGCCATTGAGCCGGGCCTGGTTGGGTGACACAGGCGAGACGTCAAGCGCTGGGGGCTGGGTCTGAGCCACGCCACGCCCATGCGTGAAGGGGCGCGGCTGCGCAGCGCTGGCGCCGGTtgtcccagctcccctcccctccagtctGTGCAGGCCGGGCGGGGACCCGAGCTGCGAAGGAGCAGACGCTGGAGCGGTTGCAGGAGGACCCTGGTGAGGATGGCTCGTCCTGTGGGTGTGGATGGACGGGTTGGGGCATGCGGGGTGGGGCAAGAGAGGTTAGCGGTAAAAAATGAATAGAGAAGGGGTGGGGTGGTAGCTGGATGATAGAGACAAATGGGGAGAGAATGGATAGATAGACGCGCTGGTTTTCGGAGCAGGGTGAACGTGCACCGTGGCTGGAGGCCGGAGCTCGGGGTCTGTGCCGGCTGGCCTAACTGCCAGGCGGAGTTGACATGATGACGGCTGCTCCGTCCTTTCCCCCACGCCCGCCCCTTTCCTGCATCAACCAGCCAAACGAGCCTCCCCACCACCCAATTTCAGAGCATCTGGGCGGGGCGTCCCTTGACCCCTTCCCCTGGGAGTGAGGGGCAGGCTGGGGAGCAGAGCCAGATTGCAGCAGAGAGGACCCGGAGTCCATTCTGGGCCCCATTCTTTTCCAAGCCCCTGCACCTCCAAGGAGATCGAGAGCGCAGCCGCATTCTCTGACCCTCCCCGCCCCATTCCTGGGGGGTTACATTCGACTCCACCTGCAAACACTGCAGCGGAAACTAATGGCCAGTCGATGTCTATTTGCATCTCATTTAAATATTGTCCAAGGCGCCTTTCCAGGCCTGCCCCAGCCGTCAGTCACCTCCGTGTCCTTCCCGCGGCCCGCTCCCTCACTGGCTGGGTTTCACCATCCCTGTCTTCTAGGGCTGCATCTGCGGTTGCCAGGTAGGTGGATGTGAGAGGCCTGCTCCTCATTCTCTAGAGGCCATCCCGTCGCCGCTGGCACCATGCTGTCCCCTCAGAGGGCTTTACTCTGCAACCTCAACCACATCCACCTCCAGCATGTCTCTCTGGGCCTGCACTTGTCCCGCCGTCCGGAGCTTCGGGAGGGGCCCTTGAGCACATCCCCTCCCCCAGGTGACACTGGGGGCAAGGAGAGCCGGGGCCCCTGCAGCGGGACCTTGGTGGACGCCAATTCCAACAGCCCAGCCGTTCCCTGCCGATGTTGCCAGGAGCATGGGCCAGGCCTAGAAAACCGGCAGGACCCAGCACAGGACGAAGAGGGGGCTGCCTCTCCCTCAGACCCGGGTTGCTCCTCCTCTCTCAGCTCCTGCTCAGATCTTAGCCCTGATGAGTCCCCCATCTCGGTCTActccagggacctccctggcaatGAGGATGTCCACCCTCAGCCCAGCATCATTCCTCTGGAGCAAGGCTCCTCACTGGCTTCTGCAGGTCCAGGCGCCTGCTCCCCAGACAGCTTTTGTTGCTCTCCTGATTCCTGCTCTGAAGCTTCCTCTCCACCTGGCTCTGGCCTGGACTCCAACTGCAATGCCCTGACCACCTGCCAGGACCTGCCTTCCCCAGGACTAGAGGAAGAGGATGAGGCTGAGGAGCAGGACCTCCCTACCTCTGACCTCCTAGAGGCTGATGATGGGAAAATCGATGCTGGGAAAACCGAACCCAGTTGGAAAATCAACCCCATTTGGAAAATTgacaaagagaaaactgaagctggCTGGAAAATCACTGAGAACAATAACTCTGATTGGAAAGTCAATGGGAATATTAACTCTAGCTGGAAAACTGAACCTGGAAAATTCGACTCCGGTTGGAAGACCAATACAGGAATAACTGATACGGGCTCCAAAACAGATGCAGGGAAAACTGATGGGGAATGGAGAAGTGACGTCAGCAAGGAGCCGGTGCCCCACCGGACAATCACGTCCTTCCACGAGCTGGCCCAGAAGCGCAAGCGGGGCCCAGGGCTGCCCCTCGTGCCGCAGGCCAAGAAAGACCGCAGTGACTGGCTCATCGTCTTCTCGCCAGACACCGAGCTGCCCCCCACGGGGTCGCTCGGTGGCTCCCCGGCGCCTCCCCGGGAAGTCACCACCTTCAAGGAACTCAGGTCCCGAAgccgggccccgcccccgccagtCCCGCCCCGAGACCCCCCAGCTGGCTGGTCCTTGGTCCCGCCCCGGCCCCCACCTCCACCCGTCCCTCCACGGAGGAAGAAGAACCGACCTGGGCTGCAGCCCATAGCAGAGGGGCAGCCCGAAGAGGGCAGGGCGGGGAGCCCAGCTGCTGGTGAGGAGGCCCCAGCCGCAAAGGAGCCGGAGGAACCAGGCCCGCAGGCCGGCGTTGAGGGTAAGAGGCCACAGGAGGTAGCGAGAGGAGGGCTGGGCTTTGGCCTCGCCCACACCTCCAAAGCTTCCAACCCGACCCCCTGTCTCCCCTCCATTCTGTGTCACCCATCCTTCCCGTCCCCTTCTACCAGGGAGCGCTCCGGGAAAGGGAAACGGGGTGGGTCCTTGGGTTACGGGACTAACTCTTTGCTCCCTCTTTCTCCCGCCCCTCCTTGCCTGGCTGCCCATCCCGCTGGCCTCCTTCCCCTCCGCACCTGCCCCGCCAATCCTGCCTGCAGCCAGTCCCCTCCCGCTCCCTCGGCCTCTGGTTTTCCGGTTCTCGGCTGACGGGCGCCCCCTGTTGGAGGGTGGGGGCGCGGCCGCAGCTGGGTCTCTGCTCCTGGCGCCTCTGGCCGGCTGGCCCGGCGCTGGGCTGCGGCTACTGGGGGCGCCGAGTcccccagaggagcagctgctgcCTGTCCGCCTGTCCCCGGTGGGGGCCTATTCGCCTCCGGCTAGGGGGGACCTGCCTTGCCTGGCCAGCCCTGAGCTGGCACTGCTGCTGTCCCCGCTCTTTCCCAGAAGTAGCACCTTCCCCGCCGCGGCTTCCCCACTCCGCCAGGTACCCGCCCCCCCGCTGCCACGGCCACCTCGTCCGCCGAAGGCCCCTCGCTGGACCAGGAGCCCACCGCCTCCTCCCAGGCTACGTAAGAAGGACCCGGGCCAGCCCCGCGGGCCACGCCTCAGGCGGGGCTGCCCCGCCCACTCCAAAGCCCCACCCATCCTCGCCCAGACCTATTCTGGGTCCTGCCCTTCAACCTGGGCAGATTCTAAGTTCATTGGTACTGGGGAGTCTGGCCCTGCTGGCTCCCTGTACTGGGCAAAGGTTGCTGCTTTTTCCGCTTCGTGGCCCGGCCACTCTCCCTCGAGGCCCGGGCATAGTGGATACGGGCTTAGCAGGCTTTCATGCGTTTAAGGGAGTCCCAGCAAGTCCATTGGTAAGGACCTTGGGTCACACCCTCTGTGGAATTCTCTGGCCAGTGCAGTTCGAGCCTGATCCCCACCTTGCTCGGGAAGGGTAAAGGGTGAAGTTCGCTGAGCTCATTGGCTGAGGGGGTTCTGGTCACTCCTTCTCCATGGGGCCAGCCCCACGTGGGCTGCAGCGGGCACCCTCCTCCGAGATGCTGGCGCAGGACCCCGGTTTCCCCTTTCCGGCGCCTTCCAGCCTCCCAATCCTTGGGTCTCCTCTCCCCctgtctctcctccctttcccGTCTGTCTGTCTTTCCATTGGTCCAGGCTCCCCACGTGCTCCTTGGGTCCCTGCAGACCTGACAAGGGCCCCAGGCGGCGGGCACAAtgctgcccctcccttccctcgcCCTGTCATCTCCCGCCTTACAGGCCTCTGCCTGGCAGGCGGGAGGTGAGCGCGGCTGCCCCACCTCGGGACTTCCGGGATCGAGGAGCTGGGCGGTGAGGAAGGGAAATAGGAACCGGGAAGTGGGGAGCAGGATGGCAGTGCTGAGATATGTGCAGGATTTCACTCTGGGAGCCCGGGTCGAGCTGCCGTATGCTCCACCCAGCTCTGTGCTCCCTTTCCCAAGACTTCAAGGGCAGGGATGCTGCAGACCCGCGGGAGATGACCCGtgtggaagcctggagtccttGAGGTAACCCCTGGTGTCACTGCGTTCTTCCCTTACCCCAGTCCGTAGTTCCTGGTCGTTCACCGGCGTCCCCGGGGACCAGCGACTGTGGATGGCAGAAGCCCAGAGTGGGACTGGCCAGCTGCAGGAGCAGAAAAAAGGTAGGACACCCTGACTTCCGACCCTTGGTTTGGGAATCAACTTCCCCTCGCTTTAGGCCCTCCTCTCTCAGGGTCAAATTGTGTAAACCGGGCTCTCCAAGTCCCTTGGGGTTTGCCTAGGGAGAGACAGGGGGCTTTGACgcttcttcccttccctggcccccacccaggtCTCCTGATAGCTGTCAGCGCTTCAGTGGATAAAATCATCTCGCACTTTGGGGCCGCCCGGAACTTAGTGCAGAAGGTGAAGGTGCCTGTGGGAAGGGCGTTGGGGTTGAGGAGGTGAATGTAGCTCTGAGGTGCAGGAGCAATCGGCGGGGAGAAGGCTGGAGGTATCTCTGGACCCATGCCCATTGCACTGCCTCCAGGCCCAGTTGGGGGATAGCCGTCTGAGCCCAGATGTGGGGCACCTTGTGCTGACCACCCTTTGTCCGGCCCTCCATGCCCTGGTGGCCGACGGGCTGAAGCCTTTCCGGAAAGACCTCATCACTGGGCAGCGCCGGAGCAGCCCCTGGAGCGTGGTGGAGGCGTCTGTGAAGCCAGGTGAAGGGGGAGGAGTGTGGGGCTGGGCGGGCGGGGGCAGGGACTGGGGCAGGGACTGGGCCTAGCTGACTGCGCCCTGTGTCCTCAGGCTCCAGCGCCCGTTCCCTCGGAACCCTGTATGGCCAGGTCAGCCGTCTGGCCCTGCTAAGAAGCAGCCGTAGCCGCTTCCATGCCTTCATCCTGGGCCTCCTCAAGTGAGTGGCCTTCTTTCTGGCATCCCTCCCATGGCCTGGAGATGGCAGGAGTGTCATGGGTGGGACACATGGTGGGTGCCCCATGTCCCCAGAGAAGGCCTTCCCTCTTCCAGTCTCATCTCCCATCCTCCACCCACAGGGGGCTGGAGTCCTCCACCTCCTTGAACTtctgttccctcctctctcccccagcaCTAAGCAGTTGGAGCTGTGGTTTTCCAGTCTCCAGGAAGATGCAGGTCAGAGGCTCAGATGGGAGAGGATGGGGGTGCTAGGCTGGGGCCGGTGGGGGAAGGGATCTCTTCTGTTGGTTCCCCCTGGTGCCAGATCTTACTACTCTCTTGCTTAAAACTCTTTCAAGGAGTCTTATTGTCCATAGGAGGAACGACCCAAATCCTCACCGTAACCTCCAAAGTCTTGGTTATCTGGCCTCTGCCTTCTTCTGCTCGCTGCCTTCAGGTCTGGGGCTTTCCCTGGTCCTGTGACAGTCTTCCTTTCCTGttcttcctgccccagggccctaTTTTTACTATCCCTCCACCTAGAATAGGGcttcctgcccctcctgcctcctcaTTAACTTTCATTCATCCTTCGGGTCCTTCTTCAGCGAGGCTCTACCCCCAACCTCAAACTAGGCTAACTCGCCCCCATTCCACACCCCGCTCGCCCATTTTGCTCCCATGGCCCTCAAGTCCTCCTTTTCGTTATAGATTTGTCACCACACGTTCTACGTGTGTCTCCCTCTCTAGGCCGTGGTTCCACACAGGCGGGGATGTGGCAGCTCTGCACCCCTCCGTgtccccctctctctgccccagtgCCCAGCATAGTAAGAGGCCTGGGAGGATGTTCGCCGATTGGTGGGCTGATGCTCTGGACTAGGCCCAGAGCAGGGGCTGATGTTAGCCTGCTCTTTCCCAGGCCTGCTGTCCCTTCTGTACCTGCCCACCGGCTTCTTCTCCCTGGCCCAGGGCGGCTGCCCCTCCTTGTCCACGgagctgctgctcctgctgcagcCGTTGTCGGTGCTCACCTTCCACCTGGACCTGCTTTTTgagcaccaccaccacctgcccctGGGCCTGCCTCAGGCCCCTGACCCCCCAGGCTCGCCTCCAGCCCTGCAGCAGACTGTGCAAGCCATGCTGCACTGGGGGGGTCGGCTGGCCCAGAGCCTCCGGGGGGCTTCTGGGGAGACCCCTCCAGGCCCTTCGGCCCCCTCAAGCCCGCCTACCCCAGGCAGCTGGTGGGAGCAGCTGACCCAGGCTTCCCGGGTCTACGCCTCTGGCGGCACCGAGGGCTTCCCTCTTCCCCGATGGGGATCGAGGCATCACAGGACTGCAACTGAGGTCGCACAGGAGAGGTCCCTGCCCACAGAGGAAGCTGCACCAGGCAGAGGCGTATGGCTGGGGAGACTGTTTGGAGTGCCTGGGGGCCTCACAGAAACTGAGAGTGGAGCCCCAAAGTCCAGGTAATGGGGTTCCTGGTCCTCTCCATGACTTCTGATCTCCTCTCAGAGCCCTCAGTCACcccaatttgttttttttttttggccgtgccacacaggttgtgggatcttagttcttggaccagggattgagAACCTGggacccagcagtgaaagcgccgagtcctaaccactggaccagggaattccctcagtcACCCCAATTTGAAACTCAGTAGGGATCCTTTAGGTCAGAGGTTAACAGTCTGGCTTTTCTACAGCCCTGAAGTAAAAATGGTTATATTCTTAAGTCGTTAAGTTTTAACAGTTATGTAAATACCTGCGTAATATTGTCCATTTTGCCTCTTGGCCCTCAAAGCCAAGAATACTTTCTGGccctttagaaaaaaagaaaaagttcgcCAACTCCTGCTCTAGGTTTTGACCATTGGTAGCTCTTTAATGGCTTCAGGTACTCTCTAGTGACCCTCTGGATCTAAGCCTGCTGGTTCCATAGGTCCCTTTGTAGTTTTTGGTGTTGTAGACGTTCGTTGTCACCTCCCTAGTCACCCTAAAGGTAACTGTCCCACAACTGCCACTCTGCCGTCAGCAGTGACCAATCCTGACCTCTTTTGAACCACAGTTGCGTCCCTcagcctcttcctccctccaaaGTCCTGGGTACTTGGGTTCTTTTTATGGAGGTGGGTTGACCTCTGTGACCCTGCATCCTTTCCTCCAGGAGACCATCCAGCTGGCTGCCCCCGACAGTGAGTGTGTTGGCTCTGGTGAAGCGGGGGGCACCTCCCGAGACTCCCTCTTCTCCTAAGGAACTTGAGGTCTCGGCACCCAGCACAGCGCAGACCCACAGGTAAGGAGGGTCGGGGAGAAAGTGGTGTGCGTGTTATacctatgtgtttttctgtcttcacaGAGTGGATGGGAGGCGGTGTAAACGGCCTTGGGCTGTAAAGTCAGTGCTTGGTTTGCGTTGCATCTTTGCTATTTATTATTGGTGTGACACTAatttctctgaaccttagtttctttctctgtaaaaagAGGATAATTTATACTTTTGTTATGGTTGTCATGAAGACTAAACGTGCTTTTATTCAATATAAAAGCATTTGGCACACAGAAGGTGCCCGGTTAGTGGTAACTTTTATTATGTTATGTGTATACGAATGCACACGTGTGTCCACTGGGGCACTGTTCTTCTCTTTAGAGGGGTCTTCTAATTTGGTATGAGGGGCTGCGTTGACTTTAGGGTCTGGCTTCGGTTCTCTCAATCCATTGAATTAGGCTTCTTGATTTTCCATTCGATTACTTTTCAGGTACTTACTATGTAC belongs to Pseudorca crassidens isolate mPseCra1 chromosome 2, mPseCra1.hap1, whole genome shotgun sequence and includes:
- the RUSC1 gene encoding AP-4 complex accessory subunit RUSC1 isoform X2 — protein: MLSPQRALLCNLNHIHLQHVSLGLHLSRRPELREGPLSTSPPPGDTGGKESRGPCSGTLVDANSNSPAVPCRCCQEHGPGLENRQDPAQDEEGAASPSDPGCSSSLSSCSDLSPDESPISVYSRDLPGNEDVHPQPSIIPLEQGSSLASAGPGACSPDSFCCSPDSCSEASSPPGSGLDSNCNALTTCQDLPSPGLEEEDEAEEQDLPTSDLLEADDGKIDAGKTEPSWKINPIWKIDKEKTEAGWKITENNNSDWKVNGNINSSWKTEPGKFDSGWKTNTGITDTGSKTDAGKTDGEWRSDVSKEPVPHRTITSFHELAQKRKRGPGLPLVPQAKKDRSDWLIVFSPDTELPPTGSLGGSPAPPREVTTFKELRSRSRAPPPPVPPRDPPAGWSLVPPRPPPPPVPPRRKKNRPGLQPIAEGQPEEGRAGSPAAGEEAPAAKEPEEPGPQAGVEASPLPLPRPLVFRFSADGRPLLEGGGAAAAGSLLLAPLAGWPGAGLRLLGAPSPPEEQLLPVRLSPVGAYSPPARGDLPCLASPELALLLSPLFPRSSTFPAAASPLRQVPAPPLPRPPRPPKAPRWTRSPPPPPRLLRSSWSFTGVPGDQRLWMAEAQSGTGQLQEQKKGLLIAVSASVDKIISHFGAARNLVQKAQLGDSRLSPDVGHLVLTTLCPALHALVADGLKPFRKDLITGQRRSSPWSVVEASVKPGSSARSLGTLYGQVSRLALLRSSRSRFHAFILGLLNTKQLELWFSSLQEDAGLLSLLYLPTGFFSLAQGGCPSLSTELLLLLQPLSVLTFHLDLLFEHHHHLPLGLPQAPDPPGSPPALQQTVQAMLHWGGRLAQSLRGASGETPPGPSAPSSPPTPGSWWEQLTQASRVYASGGTEGFPLPRWGSRHHRTATEVAQERSLPTEEAAPGRGVWLGRLFGVPGGLTETESGAPKSRRPSSWLPPTVSVLALVKRGAPPETPSSPKELEVSAPSTAQTHRAVRALCDHNAAGPDQLSFRHGEVLHVIATVDEDWLHCGKDGVEGLVPVGYTSLVL
- the RUSC1 gene encoding AP-4 complex accessory subunit RUSC1 isoform X4, whose product is MLSPQRALLCNLNHIHLQHVSLGLHLSRRPELREGPLSTSPPPGDTGGKESRGPCSGTLVDANSNSPAVPCRCCQEHGPGLENRQDPAQDEEGAASPSDPGCSSSLSSCSDLSPDESPISVYSRDLPGNEDVHPQPSIIPLEQGSSLASAGPGACSPDSFCCSPDSCSEASSPPGSGLDSNCNALTTCQDLPSPGLEEEDEAEEQDLPTSDLLEADDGKIDAGKTEPSWKINPIWKIDKEKTEAGWKITENNNSDWKVNGNINSSWKTEPGKFDSGWKTNTGITDTGSKTDAGKTDGEWRSDVSKEPVPHRTITSFHELAQKRKRGPGLPLVPQAKKDRSDWLIVFSPDTELPPTGSLGGSPAPPREVTTFKELRSRSRAPPPPVPPRDPPAGWSLVPPRPPPPPVPPRRKKNRPGLQPIAEGQPEEGRAGSPAAGEEAPAAKEPEEPGPQAGVEASPLPLPRPLVFRFSADGRPLLEGGGAAAAGSLLLAPLAGWPGAGLRLLGAPSPPEEQLLPVRLSPVGAYSPPARGDLPCLASPELALLLSPLFPRSSTFPAAASPLRQVPAPPLPRPPRPPKAPRWTRSPPPPPRLLRSSWSFTGVPGDQRLWMAEAQSGTGQLQEQKKGLLIAVSASVDKIISHFGAARNLVQKVKAQLGDSRLSPDVGHLVLTTLCPALHALVADGLKPFRKDLITGQRRSSPWSVVEASVKPGSSARSLGTLYGQVSRLALLRSSRSRFHAFILGLLNTKQLELWFSSLQEDAGSWWEQLTQASRVYASGGTEGFPLPRWGSRHHRTATEVAQERSLPTEEAAPGRGVWLGRLFGVPGGLTETESGAPKSRRPSSWLPPTVSVLALVKRGAPPETPSSPKELEVSAPSTAQTHRAVRALCDHNAAGPDQLSFRHGEVLHVIATVDEDWLHCGKDGVEGLVPVGYTSLVL